In Pedobacter sp. W3I1, one DNA window encodes the following:
- a CDS encoding SDR family oxidoreductase, which translates to MDLKDKVIIITGASSGIGKACAEEFAKRGANLVLAARQYVTLCEITADLEKKYNIRAVAVQADVSKETDCELIIKQALVSFQKIDILVNNAGLSMRALFNDLDLSVLKNLMDVNFWGTVYCTKFALPEILKTKGTVVGISSIAGYRGLPGRTGYSASKFAMNGFMESLRTELLKTGVNVLLACPGFTASNIRVTALSKDGAAHGETSMDEGKMMTSEEVASIIADGIEKRKRTLIMTGQGKLAVWMNKLFPAFVDKKVFELFAKEKNPLIKG; encoded by the coding sequence ATGGATTTAAAAGACAAAGTAATCATCATCACTGGCGCATCGAGCGGAATCGGAAAGGCTTGTGCGGAAGAATTTGCTAAACGTGGCGCTAATTTAGTTTTGGCCGCCCGTCAATATGTAACCCTTTGTGAAATTACCGCCGATCTGGAGAAAAAATATAATATAAGGGCGGTGGCCGTTCAGGCTGATGTAAGCAAAGAAACCGATTGCGAACTGATTATCAAGCAGGCTTTGGTTTCGTTTCAAAAGATCGATATTCTGGTAAATAATGCGGGATTATCGATGCGTGCACTGTTTAACGATTTAGATTTATCGGTGCTAAAAAACCTGATGGATGTGAACTTTTGGGGAACAGTTTATTGTACGAAATTTGCTTTGCCAGAGATTTTGAAAACTAAAGGAACGGTAGTGGGCATATCATCAATTGCAGGTTACCGGGGTTTGCCGGGCAGAACAGGTTATTCGGCCTCTAAATTTGCAATGAATGGTTTTATGGAATCTTTACGCACCGAACTCTTAAAAACCGGTGTAAATGTACTTTTGGCTTGTCCGGGTTTTACGGCATCGAATATCCGGGTAACGGCCTTATCGAAAGATGGCGCCGCACATGGCGAAACCAGCATGGATGAGGGTAAAATGATGACATCGGAAGAAGTAGCCAGCATCATCGCCGACGGTATCGAAAAACGTAAACGTACCTTAATCATGACCGGACAAGGAAAGCTGGCGGTTTGGATGAACAAACTCTTCCCAGCTTTTGTAGATAAAAAGGTTTTTGAACTGTTTGCGAAAGAGAAAAATCCGTTGATAAAAGGGTAG
- a CDS encoding sodium:solute symporter produces MSPTILLCFLIGYFLLLIIISFVTSKNSSDNSTFFIANRNSKWYLVAFGMIGTALSGVTFISVPGEVGAPSGNQFQYFQFVLGNAVGFIIIATVLLPLYYRMNLTSIYSYIEKRLGHYSYKTAASIFLLSRTLGSATRLYLVVIVLQRFIFDNYGVPFWLTVLISLALIWSYTFKGGLKTIIITDTLQTFFLVLSVFLTIYFICNSLNFNIPQAFETIKSSSYSKIFFLNDFLTNKFYFSKQFIGGIFVTIAMTGLDQDLMQKNLSMGTIKEAQKNMFTFTGVFVILNVFFLSVGALLYIFAAKNGIDIPLDHITGKPRTDLLFPEIALNNLGAVPAIIFMLGLTAATFATTDSALTALTTSFCVDFLGMAKAENVNAKDAVKKRHTVHVAFSILMFLVIIVINALNSSSVVSLIFTIASYTYGPLLGLYSFGLFVKKRGLHDKLVPIVCLLSPFLCYLLATYSTTLLGGYVFSVELILINGLITFIGLLFISKKTDAQTKF; encoded by the coding sequence ATGTCTCCAACCATTCTCTTATGTTTTCTGATCGGTTATTTTTTATTGCTGATTATTATTTCATTCGTAACCTCAAAAAATTCATCCGACAATTCGACTTTTTTTATTGCCAACCGGAATTCTAAATGGTATTTAGTGGCCTTTGGGATGATCGGAACTGCACTTTCGGGTGTTACTTTTATTTCGGTACCCGGAGAAGTTGGCGCACCCAGCGGAAACCAGTTTCAGTATTTTCAGTTCGTTCTGGGCAATGCGGTTGGCTTTATCATTATAGCCACGGTTTTGCTTCCACTTTACTACCGGATGAACTTAACCTCCATTTATAGTTATATCGAAAAGAGATTAGGTCATTATAGCTATAAAACAGCAGCATCAATATTTTTATTGAGCCGCACTTTGGGATCGGCCACCAGGTTATACCTCGTAGTGATTGTTTTACAGCGTTTTATATTCGATAATTATGGTGTTCCGTTCTGGTTAACAGTTTTAATTTCGCTGGCGCTAATCTGGTCGTACACGTTTAAGGGCGGACTGAAAACCATTATTATTACCGATACATTGCAGACTTTTTTCCTCGTGCTTTCGGTTTTCCTTACTATTTATTTTATATGCAACAGTCTTAATTTCAATATTCCACAAGCATTTGAAACCATAAAAAGCAGCAGTTATTCTAAAATATTCTTTTTAAACGATTTCCTGACCAATAAATTCTATTTCAGTAAACAGTTTATCGGTGGTATTTTCGTTACCATTGCGATGACAGGTTTAGATCAGGATTTGATGCAAAAAAACCTGAGCATGGGCACCATCAAAGAAGCACAGAAAAACATGTTTACTTTTACAGGGGTATTCGTAATCCTGAACGTTTTCTTTTTAAGTGTAGGTGCATTGTTATACATTTTTGCAGCTAAAAACGGTATCGATATTCCATTAGATCATATCACCGGAAAACCAAGAACAGATTTATTGTTCCCCGAAATTGCCTTAAATAACCTGGGCGCGGTACCTGCAATTATATTTATGCTGGGCTTAACCGCAGCAACCTTTGCCACAACCGACTCAGCACTTACAGCCTTAACCACATCATTCTGTGTCGACTTTTTAGGCATGGCTAAAGCAGAAAATGTAAATGCTAAAGATGCTGTGAAAAAGCGCCATACCGTACATGTGGCCTTTTCTATTTTGATGTTTTTGGTCATCATCGTTATCAATGCGCTAAACAGCTCATCGGTTGTCAGCTTAATTTTTACCATTGCCTCTTATACCTACGGGCCGCTTTTAGGCTTATATAGTTTTGGATTATTTGTAAAAAAACGTGGCCTTCACGATAAATTAGTCCCAATTGTTTGCTTATTATCACCTTTTTTATGTTACTTGCTTGCCACGTACTCGACCACTTTACTGGGTGGTTACGTTTTTAGTGTTGAACTGATTTTGATTAACGGTTTAATCACATTTATAGGCTTGTTGTTCATTAGTAAAAAGACTGATGCGCAAACCAAATTTTAA
- a CDS encoding ion channel — MAFFKRKVQFNDDFGFGSNPVTKNQRMLNPDGSANIERTGLPWFKFDDTYTRLVTMSWTRFFFVILVTYMAVNTIFAILYNLVGIENLNGAKGVTLRDQFFDAFFFSAQTISTVGYGHISPQGFVTSVLAAFESMLGLLAFALATGLLYGRFSRPTSKVSFSKKMVIAPYEKGHGLMCRLVNLRHNQLIEVEVQMVMSYNETVDGKHVRRFYPLPLERSKIGILSLNWTLVHPITEESPFFEKSLTELQHAEVEIFVILKAFDDTFSQTIHTRTSYQDEEIEMDAKFEKMYYHNEEGKMVMDYSKLDRVTPTV, encoded by the coding sequence ATGGCTTTCTTTAAAAGAAAAGTGCAGTTTAATGATGATTTCGGTTTCGGATCCAATCCCGTTACCAAAAACCAGCGCATGCTTAACCCCGATGGTTCTGCCAATATCGAGCGTACCGGCCTGCCCTGGTTTAAGTTCGACGATACCTATACCCGCCTGGTTACCATGAGCTGGACGCGGTTTTTCTTTGTTATCCTTGTTACTTATATGGCTGTAAATACAATTTTCGCCATTTTATACAACCTTGTGGGTATAGAAAATTTAAATGGCGCCAAAGGTGTAACGCTTCGCGATCAGTTTTTTGATGCTTTTTTCTTTTCAGCACAAACCATTTCTACCGTAGGTTATGGCCATATTTCGCCACAGGGCTTTGTTACCAGTGTGCTTGCCGCTTTCGAGAGCATGCTGGGTTTATTGGCCTTTGCACTGGCTACGGGTTTATTGTATGGCCGTTTCAGCAGGCCTACATCTAAGGTAAGTTTCAGTAAAAAAATGGTGATTGCCCCGTATGAAAAAGGCCATGGTTTAATGTGCCGTTTGGTTAATCTCCGCCATAATCAACTCATAGAAGTTGAAGTACAGATGGTGATGTCGTACAATGAAACCGTTGATGGTAAACATGTACGTAGGTTTTATCCTTTGCCATTAGAGCGCAGTAAAATTGGTATCCTGTCTTTAAACTGGACTCTGGTACACCCCATTACAGAAGAAAGTCCCTTTTTCGAAAAATCGTTAACCGAGCTGCAGCATGCCGAAGTAGAAATTTTTGTGATCCTCAAAGCTTTTGATGATACCTTCTCGCAAACTATTCATACCAGAACCAGTTATCAGGATGAGGAAATCGAAATGGATGCTAAGTTTGAGAAAATGTACTACCATAACGAAGAAGGCAAAATGGTAATGGACTATAGTAAGCTGGATAGGGTTACGCCGACGGTATAG
- the recR gene encoding recombination mediator RecR, with translation MNFSSKLLEDAVNEFSKLPGVGQKTALRLVLHLLNKEQEEVNQFGNTFIKLKQQIKHCTTCHNISDYSECEICTSIKRDKETICVVEDTRDVMAIENTGQYFGVYHVLGGLISPMDGVGPSDLFIDGLVVRMAAGGIKEVILALSPNMEGDTTLFYLYKRLKEFNVPVTTIARGIAFGGELEYTDEITLGRSIVTRVPYETAMMK, from the coding sequence ATGAATTTTTCATCCAAGCTGCTCGAAGATGCGGTAAACGAATTCTCGAAACTTCCTGGTGTAGGGCAAAAAACAGCTTTACGTTTGGTATTACATCTTTTAAACAAGGAGCAGGAGGAGGTAAACCAGTTTGGCAACACTTTTATTAAGCTTAAACAACAGATTAAACATTGCACTACCTGCCATAATATTTCTGATTATTCGGAGTGTGAAATCTGTACCTCAATTAAACGCGATAAGGAAACCATATGTGTGGTAGAAGATACCCGCGATGTGATGGCCATTGAAAATACAGGACAATATTTTGGGGTTTACCATGTTTTGGGTGGCTTAATTTCTCCGATGGATGGCGTTGGCCCTTCCGATCTGTTTATTGATGGTTTAGTAGTGAGAATGGCAGCAGGAGGGATTAAAGAGGTGATTTTAGCGCTCAGTCCGAATATGGAAGGCGATACCACATTGTTTTACCTGTACAAAAGATTAAAGGAGTTTAATGTTCCGGTAACTACCATTGCACGTGGGATTGCATTTGGTGGCGAGTTGGAGTATACCGATGAAATTACGCTTGGCAGATCGATTGTAACCCGTGTACCTTACGAAACTGCAATGATGAAATAA